Proteins encoded by one window of Anderseniella sp. Alg231-50:
- a CDS encoding PqqD family peptide modification chaperone, translating to MTDTNARYCRNPEILQRELDGEIFLIDDTLGKIHALDPMACGIWRLLEQPITSYDIVAMFYAAFPDRKPKDLRRQVSRLLDDMRQNSLVMHAA from the coding sequence ATGACTGATACGAATGCCCGCTACTGTCGCAACCCGGAGATTCTGCAAAGAGAGCTGGATGGCGAGATTTTCCTGATCGACGATACGCTCGGAAAAATCCACGCGCTCGACCCGATGGCGTGCGGGATCTGGCGGCTGCTGGAACAGCCGATAACAAGCTATGACATCGTTGCGATGTTCTACGCTGCGTTTCCTGACCGCAAGCCCAAGGACCTGCGCCGCCAGGTTTCCCGGCTTTTGGACGACATGCGCCAGAACAGCCTGGTGATGCACGCCGCATGA
- a CDS encoding TIGR02466 family protein yields MAVESWFPLAIYYEDLPESASHKETLVKHIHALRASSGEQRTTESSSWTGDIHGVDRIHHDPVFDWLTDQVGAHVLRYLTILGHDLDKMDVHIQRSWPVIGRKGQVVSPHAHNTAHVSSVYYVSIPSDGDPGGTTFFNDHCPNEISHGISTGMTGSYFERNAFNYNSAQYSPVEGRLVLFPAKLTHSVEPNLTDEDRISVSFDLIVTSREDQVRGSHEFLMPSPSQWKKVPIADGEAIRKSFSQQEA; encoded by the coding sequence GTGGCTGTCGAAAGCTGGTTCCCACTGGCAATTTACTATGAGGATCTACCTGAAAGCGCGTCGCACAAGGAGACCCTTGTGAAGCATATACATGCTCTGCGTGCGTCTTCCGGTGAACAGCGTACAACTGAAAGTTCAAGCTGGACCGGCGACATACATGGCGTGGATCGCATCCATCATGATCCGGTCTTTGACTGGCTGACAGATCAGGTCGGCGCCCATGTCCTGCGATACCTGACAATACTTGGCCATGACCTCGACAAGATGGATGTTCACATCCAGCGGTCATGGCCTGTCATCGGCCGCAAGGGACAGGTGGTGTCGCCGCACGCCCACAACACAGCCCATGTCAGCTCGGTCTATTATGTGTCCATACCCAGCGACGGAGATCCGGGCGGCACGACTTTTTTCAATGACCATTGCCCCAACGAAATTTCGCATGGCATCAGCACGGGCATGACCGGCTCCTATTTCGAGCGCAACGCTTTCAACTACAACAGCGCGCAGTATTCACCGGTTGAAGGCCGTCTGGTCCTGTTTCCGGCCAAGCTGACCCACTCGGTGGAACCGAACCTGACTGATGAGGACCGAATTTCGGTTTCCTTTGACCTGATCGTCACGTCCAGGGAAGATCAGGTACGCGGATCGCACGAGTTTCTGATGCCGTCGCCGTCGCAATGGAAAAAGGTGCCCATTGCAGATGGTGAGGCGATAAGGAAATCCTTCTCACAGCAGGAAGCTTAA